A single window of Jiangella alkaliphila DNA harbors:
- a CDS encoding Nramp family divalent metal transporter → MYVRVRRRARHPVPVAGSHASGLGGVALLGPAFVAAVAYVDPGNVATNLSAGASYGYLLVWVLVLATAMAGLVQYLSAKLGVVTGRSLPEVLRERLPRGGRIAYWLQAEVVAAATDVAEVVGGAIALNLLFGLPLPLGGLITGVVSMAVLSIQNRHGQRVFEQVITAGLAVIAVGFVAGLFVAPPDPGGIAGGLTPRFAGTETVLLAAGMFGATVMPHVVYLHSALSRDRFGRTPDTSRVRRLLGATRVDVGLAMVVAGSVNIAMLLLAASALRGVDGTDTIAGAHAAVTSNLGAIIGVVFAVGLLVSGLASTSVGCYAGAVIMEGLLIRRIPLLARRVVTLIPAIALLATGAEPTWLLIISQVVLSFGIPFAVVPLVLVTASPRVMGRWVNSTLTTTLAVVVAITVVTLNIALLWLTFSG, encoded by the coding sequence ATGTACGTGCGTGTGCGACGCCGGGCCCGGCATCCAGTGCCGGTCGCCGGCTCGCACGCGTCCGGCCTCGGCGGCGTGGCATTGCTGGGGCCGGCGTTCGTGGCCGCGGTCGCCTACGTCGACCCCGGCAACGTCGCCACCAACCTGTCGGCAGGCGCCTCCTACGGGTACCTGCTGGTGTGGGTTCTGGTCTTGGCGACGGCGATGGCCGGGTTGGTGCAGTACCTGTCGGCCAAGCTCGGCGTCGTGACGGGGCGTTCGCTGCCCGAAGTCCTGCGCGAGCGGCTGCCGCGCGGCGGCCGCATCGCCTACTGGCTACAGGCCGAAGTCGTGGCGGCAGCCACAGACGTGGCCGAGGTGGTGGGAGGCGCGATCGCGCTCAACCTGCTGTTCGGGCTCCCGCTACCGCTAGGCGGCCTCATCACCGGAGTCGTGTCGATGGCCGTGCTGTCCATCCAGAACCGCCACGGCCAGCGGGTGTTCGAGCAGGTCATCACGGCGGGACTGGCGGTCATCGCGGTCGGTTTCGTCGCCGGACTGTTCGTGGCCCCGCCCGATCCGGGCGGCATCGCGGGCGGCCTCACGCCTCGATTCGCCGGCACCGAGACGGTCCTACTGGCCGCGGGCATGTTCGGTGCGACGGTGATGCCGCACGTCGTCTATCTCCATTCCGCGCTGTCGCGCGACCGGTTCGGGCGCACCCCTGACACCAGCCGGGTCCGGCGCCTCCTCGGCGCGACCCGGGTCGACGTCGGGCTGGCGATGGTCGTCGCCGGCAGCGTGAACATCGCGATGCTGTTGCTGGCCGCATCGGCGCTGCGTGGGGTCGACGGCACCGACACCATCGCCGGAGCGCACGCCGCGGTCACCTCGAACCTCGGAGCCATCATCGGGGTGGTCTTCGCGGTCGGGCTGCTCGTTTCGGGCCTGGCGTCGACGTCAGTGGGCTGCTACGCCGGAGCGGTGATCATGGAAGGGCTGCTGATACGGCGCATCCCGCTCCTGGCACGCAGAGTCGTCACACTCATACCCGCCATAGCCCTGCTGGCCACGGGCGCGGAGCCGACCTGGCTGCTGATCATCTCGCAAGTGGTGCTCTCGTTCGGCATCCCGTTCGCCGTCGTGCCGCTCGTGCTTGTCACGGCCTCGCCGCGAGTGATGGGCCGGTGGGTCAACTCCACACTGACCACGACACTTGCCGTGGTCGTGGCGATCACGGTGGTGACGCTCAATATCGCCCTGCTCTGGCTGACCTTCTCCGGCTGA
- a CDS encoding ferritin-like domain-containing protein, whose translation MKRRDLIRDAGLVIPGSVALTMIGAKFSFAAEGDFEGPVDVLNYALTLEYLEAEFYRQGNEAGLLTDKAADYFQTIQTDEETHVMTLQDTITSLGMEPVPAPEVDYGESFASAESYLETAYIFENLGVQAYLGAAPSLFQEKALLTAAASIFGVEARHAAIIGQLQGKPAEGGVYQGAFETPLPRADVLQAAAPFIVDAQTL comes from the coding sequence ATGAAACGCAGGGATTTGATCAGAGATGCCGGACTCGTGATTCCCGGTTCGGTGGCACTGACCATGATCGGCGCAAAGTTCTCGTTCGCTGCAGAAGGCGACTTCGAGGGCCCGGTCGACGTCCTGAACTACGCACTGACGTTGGAGTACCTGGAGGCGGAGTTCTACCGGCAGGGCAACGAGGCCGGGCTACTCACCGACAAGGCGGCCGACTACTTCCAGACCATCCAGACCGACGAAGAAACACATGTGATGACGCTGCAGGACACCATCACGAGTCTGGGGATGGAACCGGTGCCGGCGCCCGAGGTCGACTACGGCGAGTCATTCGCCAGCGCCGAGAGCTACCTCGAAACGGCGTACATCTTCGAGAACCTCGGTGTGCAGGCCTACCTGGGCGCTGCACCGTCGTTGTTCCAGGAGAAGGCGTTGCTCACCGCCGCGGCCAGCATCTTCGGGGTCGAGGCCCGCCACGCCGCGATCATCGGGCAGCTGCAGGGCAAGCCTGCCGAGGGCGGCGTCTACCAGGGGGCGTTCGAAACCCCGCTGCCCAGAGCGGACGTCCTGCAAGCGGCCGCCCCCTTCATCGTCGACGCCCAGACCCTCTGA
- a CDS encoding ferritin-like domain-containing protein, which yields MYRSPEEDRQAAAELAARARSSRRLFGGKPVIKFGDEASRRTFIKGAALVGVGATLVASSRRDPQAFAADATTNDLEILNYALTLEYLEAEFYTLALEANLLADRELELVTPIRDHEQAHVTGVTQLITDLGGTPVAKPTFVLPPETLADRAAFLEAASMFEELGVTAYHGQVGLIDDAAILGTAASIAGVESRHAAIIADISGGNPFPAPFEAGKPMDEVVAAVTPFIQS from the coding sequence ATGTATCGATCTCCAGAAGAGGATCGGCAGGCCGCCGCGGAGCTCGCGGCGCGAGCACGCTCATCCAGGCGCCTGTTCGGCGGGAAGCCGGTGATCAAGTTCGGTGACGAAGCCAGCCGCCGCACGTTCATCAAGGGCGCCGCGCTGGTGGGTGTGGGCGCCACGTTGGTCGCTTCGAGCCGTCGTGACCCGCAGGCCTTCGCAGCGGACGCGACCACGAACGATCTCGAGATTCTCAACTACGCCCTGACGCTGGAGTACCTCGAGGCGGAGTTCTACACGTTGGCGCTCGAGGCGAATCTGCTCGCAGATCGCGAGCTGGAGCTCGTGACGCCGATCCGCGACCACGAGCAGGCACACGTGACCGGAGTCACCCAACTCATCACCGACCTGGGCGGCACGCCGGTGGCGAAGCCGACGTTCGTGTTGCCTCCGGAGACGTTGGCCGATCGCGCCGCGTTCCTCGAGGCCGCGTCGATGTTCGAGGAGCTCGGCGTGACGGCGTATCACGGTCAGGTGGGTCTGATCGACGACGCGGCGATTCTCGGCACCGCGGCGTCCATCGCGGGCGTCGAATCCCGCCATGCGGCGATCATCGCCGACATCAGCGGCGGGAATCCGTTCCCGGCGCCGTTCGAGGCCGGCAAGCCGATGGACGAGGTCGTCGCTGCCGTCACCCCATTCATCCAGAGCTGA
- a CDS encoding class E sortase, translated as MTIALIVLPGRPSEREAISPFDGMPTPSGASDQGESEDDPTTPTLDTVRDIRAELDADAAARYDNPIDPDRVAAVVTRPGPYVPMGTIQIPAIGLDVEYGSGVHEAALVHGPGHWPGTPAPGQPGNPVISGHRNTHTQPFKKLDQVEVGDVIIASAYGGPATEYTVFNTVIVPEAEYEDYVLQQPDDPTVREITVFACHPEGNPVNRIIVQARA; from the coding sequence GTGACGATCGCTCTGATTGTGCTGCCGGGGCGGCCGAGTGAGCGGGAGGCCATCTCGCCGTTCGATGGCATGCCCACACCCAGTGGTGCGTCCGACCAGGGGGAATCCGAGGACGATCCAACGACGCCCACTCTCGATACGGTCCGGGACATTCGCGCAGAGCTCGACGCGGACGCGGCCGCGCGTTATGACAACCCGATCGACCCTGATCGGGTCGCTGCCGTGGTGACCCGGCCAGGGCCGTACGTGCCGATGGGCACGATCCAGATTCCGGCGATCGGACTGGATGTCGAGTACGGCAGCGGTGTCCACGAGGCAGCTCTCGTGCACGGACCCGGGCATTGGCCGGGGACACCGGCTCCGGGACAGCCCGGCAATCCGGTGATCTCCGGGCATCGCAACACCCACACCCAGCCGTTCAAGAAGCTCGATCAGGTGGAGGTGGGCGACGTGATCATTGCGTCCGCCTACGGCGGTCCCGCGACGGAGTACACCGTGTTCAACACAGTGATCGTGCCTGAGGCGGAGTACGAGGACTACGTGCTGCAGCAGCCCGACGATCCCACGGTCCGGGAGATCACCGTGTTCGCCTGCCATCCCGAAGGGAATCCGGTCAATCGCATCATCGTCCAGGCTCGCGCATGA
- a CDS encoding FAD-dependent monooxygenase yields the protein MRSSVTSAATGRTSRRPRSGRFATRAAASAAPLSSQAEAERILVAHLAQQGVRPGRGVELVGREQHDDAVISRLRGAGTDDETVTARYGVGCEGARSNVRALARPTASSLTRPMRSSGMPRTGVSPRPRGRSGA from the coding sequence ATGCGGTCGTCGGTCACCTCAGCGGCCACCGGTCGCACCTCTCGCCGCCCGCGTTCTGGTCGGTTTGCGACCAGAGCTGCAGCGTCGGCGGCGCCGCTCTCGTCCCAGGCCGAGGCCGAACGCATTCTCGTCGCCCACCTCGCCCAGCAGGGTGTCCGGCCGGGCCGCGGTGTTGAACTCGTCGGCCGCGAACAGCATGACGACGCGGTCATCAGCCGGCTCCGGGGCGCCGGCACGGATGACGAGACCGTCACCGCTCGGTATGGCGTCGGCTGCGAAGGCGCACGCAGCAACGTCCGTGCGTTGGCGCGACCGACGGCATCGAGCCTGACGCGGCCCATGCGTTCGTCGGGGATGCCCCGAACCGGGGTTAGCCCGCGGCCGCGAGGCCGATCAGGTGCTTGA
- a CDS encoding GNAT family N-acetyltransferase, whose product MVRRADSSDWSALAAIDSVAASGDQARRADIRRWCEHGLVLMAEDTSKRPVGYSTLEYSFFQQGFVTMLMVAPSARRQGVGKLLLSAVEAACTTPKLFTSANVSNHPIQHLLQQAGWSPVGLLHGLDEGDPELFYLCPSSRLAHGSP is encoded by the coding sequence GTGGTGCGCCGCGCGGATTCGTCGGACTGGTCCGCGTTGGCGGCGATCGACTCCGTCGCGGCAAGCGGAGACCAAGCACGGCGCGCCGACATCCGACGATGGTGCGAACACGGCCTTGTGCTCATGGCCGAGGACACCTCGAAGCGGCCTGTCGGCTACAGCACGCTGGAGTACAGCTTCTTCCAGCAGGGCTTCGTCACCATGCTGATGGTCGCCCCCAGCGCACGCCGACAAGGCGTCGGGAAGCTGCTCCTCAGCGCCGTTGAGGCCGCCTGCACCACGCCCAAGCTGTTCACCTCGGCCAACGTCTCGAACCACCCGATCCAGCACCTGTTGCAACAGGCCGGCTGGTCGCCAGTCGGCCTGCTCCACGGCCTCGACGAAGGCGACCCCGAGCTCTTCTACCTCTGCCCCAGCAGCCGACTCGCCCACGGCTCGCCCTGA
- a CDS encoding thiamine pyrophosphate-requiring protein, translated as MAETVAARLLGRLREWGVEQVFGYPGDGINGIIAAFGAADEPRFVQSRHEEMAAFAAVGYAKFSGRPGVCVATSGPGAIHLLNGLYDAKLDHVPVVAIVGQTDRAAMGGHYQQEVDLQALFKDVASEYLTEVNVPEQLPNAVDRAFRTALTRRAPTAIIVPADVQELDYHAPGHVFRQVPSGPPDTPSSVVVPAADQLAAAAEVLNAGEKVAILIGQGARGAAGEVMQVAETTGAGVAKALLGKDVLSDDLPYVTGSIGLLGTRASYELMRDCDTLLIVGSSFPYSQFLPEFGQARAVQIDLDGRMAGLRYPTEVNLVGDAGPTLRALIPLLRPVTDRSWRSRVEASAAAWWETVERQAMVDAKPVNPMRIVHELSLRIPDDAIVTADSGSSTNWYARLLRMRGRMRGSLSGTLATMGAGVPYAIGAKFAHPDRPVVALVGDGAMQMNGLAELLTITRYQDRWADRRLVVCVFHNNDLNQVTWELRALGGAPKFEESQTLPDVDYAAAARGFGLEGINVGAPDQLGDAWDRALTAGGPVLLDVRCDPEVPPIPPHATFDQLKETTEALLKGDPNAWRVLVQGVKAKAQEFVPGRG; from the coding sequence ATGGCCGAGACGGTGGCAGCCCGGTTGCTGGGACGGCTGCGCGAATGGGGGGTCGAGCAGGTCTTCGGCTATCCGGGCGACGGCATCAACGGGATCATCGCTGCCTTCGGGGCGGCGGACGAGCCGAGGTTCGTCCAGTCGCGGCACGAGGAGATGGCGGCGTTCGCGGCCGTCGGGTACGCGAAGTTCAGCGGCCGGCCCGGCGTGTGCGTGGCGACCTCCGGGCCTGGGGCGATCCACCTGCTCAACGGCCTCTATGACGCCAAGCTCGACCACGTGCCGGTGGTCGCGATCGTCGGGCAGACGGACCGTGCGGCGATGGGCGGGCACTATCAGCAGGAGGTCGACCTGCAGGCGCTGTTCAAGGACGTCGCCAGTGAGTACCTGACCGAGGTGAACGTCCCCGAGCAGCTGCCGAACGCCGTCGACCGTGCGTTCCGCACGGCGCTGACCCGGCGGGCACCGACGGCGATCATCGTCCCGGCCGACGTGCAGGAGCTGGACTACCACGCGCCCGGCCACGTGTTCCGCCAGGTGCCGTCCGGCCCGCCGGACACACCGTCGTCGGTCGTCGTCCCGGCCGCAGACCAGCTGGCCGCGGCCGCCGAGGTACTCAACGCGGGGGAGAAGGTCGCGATCCTGATCGGGCAGGGCGCCCGCGGCGCGGCCGGCGAGGTCATGCAGGTGGCCGAGACGACCGGCGCCGGCGTGGCGAAGGCGCTGCTGGGGAAGGACGTGCTTTCCGACGACCTGCCGTACGTCACCGGGTCGATCGGGCTGCTCGGCACCCGGGCCAGCTACGAGCTGATGCGCGACTGCGACACCCTGCTGATCGTCGGCTCTAGCTTCCCGTACAGCCAGTTCCTGCCCGAGTTCGGTCAGGCGCGGGCGGTCCAGATCGATCTCGACGGGCGCATGGCTGGCCTGCGCTACCCGACGGAGGTCAACCTCGTCGGCGACGCCGGCCCGACGCTGCGGGCGCTGATCCCGCTGCTGCGACCGGTGACCGACCGCTCATGGCGGTCGCGGGTCGAGGCGAGCGCCGCGGCCTGGTGGGAGACCGTCGAGCGGCAGGCGATGGTCGACGCGAAGCCCGTCAATCCCATGCGGATCGTGCACGAGCTGTCTCTGCGGATCCCCGACGACGCGATCGTCACTGCCGACTCCGGGTCGTCGACGAACTGGTACGCGCGGTTGCTGCGAATGCGTGGCCGTATGCGCGGGTCGTTGTCGGGCACGCTGGCGACGATGGGCGCCGGAGTGCCATACGCGATCGGCGCCAAGTTCGCCCACCCGGACCGGCCGGTCGTCGCGCTCGTCGGCGACGGCGCGATGCAGATGAACGGGCTGGCCGAGCTGCTGACGATCACCCGCTACCAGGACCGCTGGGCCGACCGGCGGCTCGTGGTCTGCGTGTTCCACAACAACGACCTCAACCAGGTGACATGGGAGCTGCGCGCGCTAGGCGGGGCGCCGAAGTTCGAGGAGTCGCAGACCCTGCCCGACGTCGACTACGCGGCGGCGGCGCGAGGGTTCGGCCTCGAGGGGATCAACGTCGGCGCGCCGGATCAGCTGGGCGACGCGTGGGACCGGGCCCTGACGGCGGGCGGCCCCGTCCTGCTGGACGTTCGCTGCGACCCCGAGGTGCCGCCGATCCCACCGCATGCGACCTTCGACCAGCTCAAGGAGACCACCGAAGCACTGCTCAAGGGCGACCCGAACGCGTGGCGCGTGCTCGTCCAGGGGGTCAAGGCCAAGGCGCAGGAGTTTGTCCCCGGCCGTGGCTAG
- a CDS encoding bifunctional DNA primase/polymerase, with product MSNNPFLDAALAAADRGWRVFPIGSGGKRPAFERWQQLATTDHQQLRSWWRATDRWNVGIATGESGLLVVDLDPAHGATAPEPFKGAQHGSDVLAMLAAAAGAEPPADTYTVTTPSGGQHLYFRAPGGGAHRTTTGTLGWRVDTRGRGGCIVGAGSRSAAGSYDLALDHPVAEPPDWLVHALTPPPPPTPAPPLQLSTDRASRYVQAIVASVTANVESAQSGYRHDAVLRAARTFGQLVSAGELDASDAREQLLRAAAVHVGVDGWTAREGERTIDDGLAYGMRLPRSISSAAGPALPDAHESVGR from the coding sequence ATGTCCAACAACCCGTTCCTCGACGCTGCCCTCGCGGCAGCGGACCGAGGATGGCGCGTCTTCCCGATCGGCTCCGGCGGCAAGAGGCCAGCGTTCGAACGCTGGCAGCAACTGGCGACAACTGATCATCAGCAACTCCGCTCCTGGTGGCGGGCCACGGATCGATGGAACGTCGGCATTGCCACCGGTGAGTCAGGGCTGCTCGTGGTTGACCTCGATCCGGCGCACGGGGCGACGGCACCCGAGCCGTTCAAGGGCGCCCAGCACGGATCGGACGTCCTGGCAATGCTTGCGGCTGCCGCCGGAGCCGAGCCTCCAGCGGACACCTACACCGTCACCACGCCGAGCGGTGGCCAGCACCTGTACTTCCGAGCTCCCGGCGGCGGCGCGCATCGGACGACCACCGGCACGTTGGGTTGGCGGGTCGACACCCGGGGCCGCGGCGGGTGCATTGTCGGCGCGGGCTCGCGGAGCGCAGCGGGATCGTACGACCTGGCGCTGGACCATCCGGTAGCGGAGCCGCCTGATTGGCTCGTCCACGCCCTCACCCCGCCTCCTCCACCGACGCCGGCGCCACCGCTACAGCTCTCGACCGACCGGGCCAGCAGATACGTCCAGGCGATCGTGGCGAGCGTGACCGCCAACGTGGAGTCTGCGCAGTCCGGCTATCGACACGACGCCGTCCTCAGGGCGGCGCGTACATTCGGTCAGCTGGTAAGCGCCGGCGAGCTCGACGCGAGCGATGCGCGAGAGCAACTGCTGCGGGCCGCAGCTGTCCACGTCGGCGTCGACGGCTGGACCGCCAGAGAGGGCGAGCGGACGATCGACGACGGCCTCGCCTACGGTATGCGTCTGCCCCGCTCGATCAGCTCGGCCGCCGGCCCAGCACTCCCAGACGCACACGAAAGCGTGGGCCGATGA
- a CDS encoding DNA/RNA non-specific endonuclease — translation MTDRPIEHAVDGLHEARDEASRGVADVADRARKATDGITRMVEAANVRSGTDNPAAAVADLGQAIQAVLRTLGDELQSLLGGAADDLDELRRPADNSAAADAPTAVAAVPDELPVIKVSTGASERHPALNNPPPSSVIEVDGAVRYTTDERGRVIRTQSVLVETTPDQPRDKYAQTSLKDKLPGDHAGHIIGRIFGGIGQRLNLVPMEGKNVNNGQYAALEGQWHDAITKDKKEVELDVHLFYNDHTRRPHKLEVYHTIDDKTELTIIRNKPAPKGTP, via the coding sequence ATGACCGACCGGCCGATCGAGCACGCCGTCGACGGCCTGCATGAAGCGCGCGATGAGGCCTCACGTGGTGTAGCCGACGTCGCCGATCGCGCCAGGAAGGCCACCGACGGCATCACCCGTATGGTCGAGGCAGCCAACGTCCGCAGCGGCACCGACAACCCGGCCGCCGCCGTAGCGGATCTCGGCCAGGCCATTCAGGCCGTGCTGCGCACGCTCGGTGACGAGCTGCAATCCCTCCTCGGAGGTGCCGCTGATGACCTCGATGAGCTGCGTCGCCCCGCCGACAACTCCGCAGCTGCCGATGCGCCGACCGCGGTCGCTGCGGTGCCTGACGAGCTGCCCGTCATCAAGGTCTCAACCGGTGCTTCCGAGCGGCACCCGGCGCTCAACAACCCGCCGCCGTCGAGCGTCATCGAGGTCGACGGTGCGGTGCGCTACACCACCGATGAGCGGGGCCGGGTCATCCGCACCCAGTCCGTGCTGGTTGAGACGACGCCCGATCAGCCCCGCGACAAGTACGCGCAGACCAGCCTGAAGGACAAGCTCCCCGGCGACCATGCCGGGCACATCATCGGCCGGATCTTCGGCGGCATCGGCCAGCGCCTGAACCTCGTGCCCATGGAGGGCAAGAACGTCAACAACGGGCAGTACGCCGCGCTCGAGGGCCAGTGGCACGACGCGATCACCAAGGACAAGAAGGAAGTCGAACTCGACGTCCACCTGTTCTACAACGACCACACCCGCCGGCCGCACAAGCTGGAGGTGTATCACACCATCGATGACAAGACTGAGCTGACCATCATCCGCAACAAGCCCGCCCCCAAGGGGACACCGTGA
- a CDS encoding DUF4238 domain-containing protein — protein MAHQARKHFVRSSRADGQSVSDDALDREWRDITKPGGPDLSPNADEHMRLLTSLIDGTSRHLYDCHWTLLRFVRRSLLTSDHPVSMIVGPEYPEWQGVGIFTTDLFAVPSAGDSA, from the coding sequence TTGGCGCATCAGGCAAGGAAGCACTTCGTCAGATCATCGAGAGCAGACGGTCAATCGGTTTCTGACGATGCACTCGATCGAGAGTGGCGCGACATCACCAAGCCCGGAGGGCCCGATCTATCGCCAAATGCCGATGAACACATGCGCCTCCTCACGTCCCTGATCGACGGCACAAGTCGCCACCTTTACGACTGCCACTGGACGCTTTTGCGATTCGTCCGCCGGTCGCTTCTTACGTCAGACCACCCAGTATCGATGATCGTCGGTCCGGAATACCCTGAATGGCAAGGCGTTGGCATCTTCACGACGGACCTGTTCGCAGTCCCCTCAGCCGGAGACTCGGCCTGA
- a CDS encoding winged helix-turn-helix domain-containing protein, producing the protein MNAPQHIDPNSRDHPYQQLARLLRHRIENGDLKKMERLPSIAELTREYKLSVGPVRRALALLVADNVIEIVPQRGTFKADPTRPGGPSQSPARRGGS; encoded by the coding sequence GTGAACGCGCCCCAGCACATCGACCCCAATTCACGCGACCACCCCTACCAGCAGCTGGCGCGGCTGCTCCGCCACCGCATCGAGAACGGCGACCTCAAAAAGATGGAACGGCTGCCATCCATCGCCGAACTGACCCGCGAATACAAGCTGTCCGTCGGACCCGTACGCCGAGCACTCGCCCTGCTCGTCGCCGACAACGTCATCGAGATCGTCCCCCAGCGCGGCACCTTCAAAGCCGACCCCACCCGCCCAGGCGGCCCGTCCCAGAGCCCAGCACGCCGTGGCGGGAGTTGA